A single Vulcanisaeta distributa DSM 14429 DNA region contains:
- a CDS encoding vWA domain-containing protein, translated as MSTSIDPAQIITRVLSKVYEYLQEDSRVVRPGSVRSFEAAANDIMMRIIIEGGVDYDKFKETVIRVGIENLYLSVETSNPDDKKRVLEEAFERAFEDVERMQEETEEASTQQVAGFNVNNVGEVTEGENMERGDYEKGAGNIGGGFGAEYSAEESQELPMSRSLIANVNEHSKDAKLDSIISTIYEILYGGVGTVNFLNLAQLINMFIDPYANIMEKIKVLRKMEPYLRNYGLLPTDFRRSRDGERMFEALRNVVRNAMSGMGQVKVVRFTDIDKYPTYVVSVREYKIGDNYFDVDLQKTAMNLSRKSMMHKLFTNKDIVVKEYANVKTIDIVLCLDVSGSMRELSNGMPKIEIAKDAVAQYIQFLSKTNDRLAMVLFNFRADVLWGLHQVRRYWQQMNYMLKYVYAGGGTNLANALERSREVLTRSRSNSKHVICVTDGRTVNSSMCIKEAVRLRRSGTTISTIAIGENSDDELLMRLSKIGGGLFIKISSIHDLGKALIMDKLHSM; from the coding sequence TTGAGCACGAGTATTGACCCAGCACAAATAATTACGAGGGTGCTTAGCAAGGTTTATGAGTATTTACAGGAGGATTCAAGGGTTGTTAGGCCTGGCTCGGTGAGGAGCTTTGAGGCTGCCGCTAATGACATAATGATGAGGATAATAATTGAGGGTGGTGTTGATTATGATAAGTTTAAGGAGACAGTCATTAGGGTCGGCATTGAAAACCTATACTTATCGGTAGAGACCTCGAACCCAGATGATAAGAAGAGGGTTCTTGAGGAGGCATTTGAAAGGGCCTTTGAGGATGTTGAGAGAATGCAGGAGGAGACTGAGGAGGCTTCAACACAGCAGGTTGCCGGATTCAACGTTAATAATGTTGGTGAGGTTACTGAGGGTGAGAATATGGAGAGGGGCGATTATGAGAAGGGCGCGGGTAATATCGGTGGTGGATTTGGTGCTGAGTATAGTGCTGAGGAGAGTCAGGAGTTACCAATGAGCAGGTCATTAATTGCCAATGTCAATGAGCATAGCAAGGATGCAAAGCTCGACTCAATAATATCAACAATATATGAAATTCTATACGGTGGTGTTGGTACTGTTAATTTCCTGAACCTGGCTCAATTAATAAACATGTTCATTGACCCATACGCAAACATTATGGAGAAGATTAAGGTCCTCAGGAAGATGGAGCCATACCTCAGGAATTATGGCTTACTACCCACAGACTTCAGGAGGAGTAGGGATGGGGAGAGGATGTTTGAGGCTTTGAGGAATGTGGTTAGGAATGCGATGAGTGGTATGGGACAGGTGAAGGTCGTTAGGTTCACGGATATCGACAAGTATCCAACATACGTGGTCAGTGTTAGGGAGTATAAGATCGGCGATAATTACTTCGACGTCGACCTGCAGAAGACGGCTATGAACCTAAGTAGGAAGTCCATGATGCATAAATTATTCACGAATAAGGACATCGTGGTTAAGGAGTATGCGAATGTAAAGACAATAGATATCGTACTGTGTCTGGACGTTTCGGGGAGTATGAGGGAGCTTAGTAATGGCATGCCTAAGATAGAGATTGCCAAGGATGCGGTGGCGCAGTACATTCAGTTCCTATCAAAGACAAATGATAGGCTGGCGATGGTATTATTTAACTTCAGGGCTGACGTACTATGGGGACTGCACCAGGTTAGGAGGTATTGGCAGCAAATGAATTACATGCTTAAGTATGTATATGCGGGTGGTGGTACAAACTTGGCCAACGCCCTTGAGAGGTCCAGGGAGGTATTGACCAGGTCCAGGAGTAATTCTAAGCATGTGATTTGCGTAACTGATGGTAGGACTGTTAACTCAAGCATGTGTATTAAAGAGGCCGTTAGGCTTAGGAGGAGTGGCACGACAATATCTACCATAGCCATTGGCGAGAATAGTGATGATGAGTTGCTGATGAGACTTTCGAAGATTGGCGGTGGCCTATTCATAAAGATTAGCAGTATTCATGACCTGGGTAAGGCATTGATAATGGATAAACTACATAGCATGTGA
- a CDS encoding 50S ribosomal protein L6 codes for MARQPYVFEEVEVPEGVKVDINGSKVIVKGPLGTLERNFGNIPVIIRPADDSIIIESYFAGRSEKAVVGTVAGHIRNMILGVTRGWRYKLKIVFSHFPMNAKVQGNQLIIENFMGRRSKIILNIPKGVKVSTTKDDIVVEGIDKEVVSQFAANIELATTLRGDERISPHGREGGPGVLDGIYVYAVEHMK; via the coding sequence ATGGCTAGACAACCATACGTGTTTGAGGAGGTGGAGGTTCCGGAGGGTGTCAAGGTTGATATTAACGGTAGTAAGGTCATTGTTAAGGGTCCATTAGGCACCCTGGAGAGGAACTTCGGAAACATACCGGTTATTATAAGGCCTGCTGATGACTCCATAATTATTGAGTCCTACTTCGCTGGTAGGAGTGAGAAGGCCGTTGTTGGTACCGTGGCTGGCCATATTAGGAATATGATTCTTGGAGTTACGAGGGGCTGGAGGTATAAGCTTAAGATCGTATTCTCCCACTTCCCAATGAATGCCAAGGTTCAGGGCAATCAGTTAATTATTGAGAATTTCATGGGTAGGAGGTCGAAGATAATCCTCAACATACCCAAGGGTGTCAAGGTTTCCACGACTAAGGATGACATAGTCGTGGAAGGTATTGATAAGGAAGTCGTTAGCCAATTTGCGGCAAACATTGAGTTAGCCACTACGTTGAGGGGTGATGAGAGGATTAGCCCGCATGGCCGTGAGGGTGGTCCTGGCGTTCTTGATGGTATTTATGTTTACGCCGTTGAGCACATGAAGTGA
- a CDS encoding DNA primase: protein MLRCFNDFVSFIVKYPFSKEGLTRFREITSERGIYINDLANSVVGRQLLQRAYEILSEAILKNSITDDPDLGEDELLAHYIAIVLAAHLDKSLWRRFADVESKRFSGKLALEDPDCVIYIAKEFGINVMRLRDLDIYDESLALAFDVGVRVWDYLRFMPKNDPYWKLVNRYLLKGWVLMTYKDLVRLVEEAVEKKVLELISKAHENLDETKPLIDALGGMKELMEYRSGFTTKVKVQITGLTPPCMEAIINEIKSGGNPSHQARFAVAAYMLRRCHDLEGKPIEDCVEDVVNLFKTVADFDEKKTRYQVEHIAGLRGGRKFYMPPSCHEMNSLGLCPTNLGCGVKSPLQYTAKAIKKYQSMQQAQG from the coding sequence GTGCTTAGGTGTTTCAATGATTTCGTAAGTTTCATAGTGAAGTATCCATTTAGTAAGGAGGGGCTTACTAGGTTCAGGGAGATAACGAGTGAGAGGGGGATATACATTAATGACCTTGCAAATTCAGTAGTAGGTAGGCAATTACTTCAGCGGGCTTACGAAATACTCAGTGAGGCTATCCTGAAAAATTCAATAACTGATGATCCCGACCTCGGTGAGGATGAATTACTGGCTCATTACATAGCCATAGTACTTGCGGCGCACCTGGATAAGTCGCTATGGAGGAGGTTCGCGGATGTTGAGAGCAAGAGGTTTTCTGGTAAGTTAGCGCTTGAGGATCCTGACTGCGTGATATACATAGCTAAGGAATTCGGTATTAACGTCATGAGACTTAGAGATCTTGATATTTATGATGAGAGCCTAGCACTGGCGTTTGACGTTGGTGTTAGGGTTTGGGATTACCTGAGATTTATGCCCAAGAACGACCCCTACTGGAAGCTAGTTAATAGGTATCTACTTAAGGGTTGGGTATTGATGACGTATAAGGACCTTGTTAGGCTTGTGGAGGAGGCTGTTGAGAAAAAGGTTCTTGAGCTAATAAGTAAGGCGCACGAGAATCTTGATGAGACGAAGCCGTTAATCGACGCACTCGGTGGTATGAAGGAACTTATGGAATACAGGTCTGGGTTTACGACTAAGGTCAAGGTTCAAATAACTGGATTAACACCACCGTGTATGGAGGCAATAATTAATGAAATTAAGTCTGGAGGTAATCCAAGTCACCAAGCCAGGTTTGCCGTGGCTGCTTACATGCTCAGGAGGTGTCATGACCTTGAGGGTAAGCCCATTGAGGATTGTGTTGAGGATGTTGTTAATTTATTTAAGACCGTGGCTGACTTTGACGAGAAGAAGACTAGGTACCAGGTTGAGCACATAGCTGGGTTGAGGGGTGGGCGTAAGTTCTACATGCCCCCATCCTGTCATGAAATGAATAGCCTGGGGCTATGTCCGACAAACCTTGGATGCGGTGTTAAGAGCCCACTTCAATATACGGCTAAGGCGATTAAGAAGTATCAGTCAATGCAGCAGGCCCAGGGTTAG
- a CDS encoding ATP-binding protein, whose amino-acid sequence MLDKCCIEVGITTSGASVSLVPIQFYKKTENLALEEQLVIIHDPSLEDELLLGVIRNVTKLEPLIRDRVRSPFVDRPEVLDQTILMPFTSAMVRLYATLKPSTKSVLEVRHVPTPGSKVFVIKDGKFLNDYIKSNLPIHIGNHKYSGWSINLDAGFVNQHVGVFGATGVGKSRLVKALIEELVRVGKHVIVFDHSGVDYTPYFRDRVITSKEISISPPTIASVIAEKARLNWQTFGEYLEVAVITYVSGDKRMKRQQSSQLIDPQPSTQASQVVKWDKASFTKHLVDSMRGLGARDSTVEKARLFIDYFIESEFFDELNKRTLSPMDIVNMALKSNLVVIDLSLDPELVVKQAIVADVIDAAWRLVKASKAPLDLVFVIDEAQNYVPENEWTICGDIIETTAREGRKWGLSLIVASQRIARDVRASIRANLGTVFFSRLSAQGDLREIAAYMDLADVSEATLAQLGTREFFVAGLMNPLRRPILIRVRDA is encoded by the coding sequence ATGCTTGATAAGTGCTGTATTGAGGTCGGCATTACAACCAGTGGGGCATCTGTTAGTTTAGTGCCGATTCAATTCTATAAGAAGACTGAGAACCTAGCCCTGGAAGAGCAGTTGGTCATTATTCATGACCCATCCCTTGAGGATGAATTGTTACTTGGTGTTATTAGGAATGTTACAAAGCTCGAGCCGCTCATTAGGGATAGGGTTAGGTCACCCTTCGTAGATAGGCCCGAGGTTCTTGACCAGACAATACTCATGCCCTTCACCTCAGCCATGGTTAGGCTCTATGCCACATTAAAGCCGAGTACTAAGTCCGTGCTTGAGGTTAGACACGTACCGACGCCAGGTTCTAAGGTATTCGTTATTAAAGACGGTAAGTTCCTTAATGATTATATAAAGTCCAACCTACCAATACACATTGGTAATCATAAGTATAGTGGTTGGTCCATTAACTTGGACGCAGGTTTTGTTAATCAGCATGTTGGTGTTTTCGGAGCCACTGGTGTGGGTAAGTCCAGGCTTGTTAAGGCGTTAATTGAGGAGTTGGTTAGGGTTGGGAAGCACGTGATAGTCTTCGACCACAGCGGCGTGGATTATACGCCGTATTTCAGGGATAGGGTAATAACCTCTAAGGAGATCTCAATCTCACCACCAACGATAGCCTCAGTAATTGCGGAGAAGGCTAGGCTTAATTGGCAGACCTTTGGCGAATATCTGGAGGTTGCGGTAATTACGTACGTAAGTGGCGACAAGAGGATGAAGAGACAGCAATCATCACAATTAATTGATCCACAGCCAAGTACTCAAGCTAGTCAAGTGGTTAAGTGGGATAAGGCGTCATTCACGAAGCACCTAGTGGATAGCATGAGGGGGTTGGGCGCCAGGGATTCGACTGTTGAGAAGGCTAGGCTCTTCATTGACTACTTCATAGAGAGTGAGTTCTTTGATGAACTTAATAAGAGGACTTTATCGCCGATGGATATCGTAAACATGGCATTGAAATCAAACTTAGTGGTCATTGATTTAAGCCTTGATCCGGAACTCGTGGTTAAGCAGGCAATTGTTGCCGATGTCATAGACGCTGCCTGGAGGCTCGTGAAGGCCAGTAAGGCACCGCTCGACCTAGTCTTCGTAATTGATGAGGCCCAGAACTACGTACCTGAGAATGAGTGGACGATATGCGGCGACATCATCGAAACCACGGCGAGGGAAGGCCGTAAGTGGGGACTATCACTCATCGTTGCTAGCCAGAGGATTGCAAGGGATGTTAGGGCCAGCATCAGGGCTAACCTAGGCACCGTGTTCTTTAGCAGGTTAAGCGCCCAGGGCGACCTCAGGGAGATAGCCGCGTACATGGACCTGGCAGACGTGAGCGAGGCAACCCTAGCCCAACTCGGCACCAGGGAGTTCTTCGTGGCCGGCCTAATGAACCCGCTCAGAAGGCCAATACTCATTAGGGTTAGGGACGCCTAA
- a CDS encoding nucleotidyltransferase domain-containing protein produces the protein MNINELRLFPWSNYGVVFTILFGSRAWGRIVKGDWDIAVWLIDIDKYVDLQYSLSRFLRVHEEYVDLVLLNNYEYLPCSLIIDILGRGKVIYYRDLDEYLDIKLRVLKPCFDFMIDAEKLDLLRTQIDAVIRRWER, from the coding sequence ATGAACATTAATGAATTAAGGTTGTTTCCTTGGAGCAATTACGGCGTTGTCTTCACAATACTCTTTGGTTCAAGGGCCTGGGGCAGGATTGTTAAGGGTGATTGGGACATAGCCGTTTGGCTAATAGACATTGATAAGTACGTCGACCTTCAATACTCCTTATCCCGGTTCCTCCGCGTTCATGAGGAGTATGTAGATCTCGTGCTACTTAATAATTATGAATACCTGCCCTGCTCATTAATAATCGACATACTTGGTAGGGGCAAGGTTATTTACTACAGGGACCTGGATGAGTACTTAGACATTAAGTTGAGAGTCCTAAAGCCCTGCTTTGACTTCATGATTGATGCCGAGAAACTTGACTTACTGAGGACGCAGATAGATGCGGTGATTAGGAGATGGGAGCGATAG
- a CDS encoding DUF86 domain-containing protein: MGAIERLLKLLLHYTTLLDNLSVNDLDDVYKYLSAIYLLQVQAQSLIDIMVKAASALGLEVEGYVDAGNKLMSVGILSGEEFSKYRSIVRFRNIVIHQYGIVDINIIRRIIGNREYRDVTKLGIKVVEELRRRGVDC, encoded by the coding sequence ATGGGAGCGATAGAGCGATTGCTTAAGCTCCTCCTCCATTACACGACATTGCTGGATAACTTAAGCGTTAATGACCTAGATGACGTGTATAAGTACCTCTCCGCCATATACCTACTCCAGGTTCAGGCCCAGTCATTAATTGACATTATGGTTAAGGCAGCCTCGGCCCTGGGTCTCGAGGTTGAGGGTTACGTGGATGCTGGTAATAAGTTAATGAGCGTTGGTATATTGAGCGGTGAGGAATTTAGTAAATATAGGTCCATTGTTAGGTTTAGGAATATCGTGATTCACCAATATGGTATTGTGGATATTAACATAATCCGTAGGATAATCGGCAATAGGGAGTATAGGGATGTTACTAAGCTCGGTATTAAAGTTGTTGAGGAGTTACGTAGGCGTGGGGTTGATTGTTAG
- a CDS encoding AAA family ATPase: MASGKELMALLPRLSDLVKREEIQVNKLIADAIRTKGVKKILTELERELKGLNDIAMDVLSSLAVGRHVLIMGPVGIGKTTLAETLAEILHISEPPYIEVACHSHMTATELTGDIDIAVALQAGLDHPLAYIPGPLVMAHGGILILDEINRLNPYSQAALLQVLQEHYVFIRGFKIRSDFLVIATSNPAEYSGVYELSEALADRMKVVEIPYPDKDLLKSILSWKSSLYMEHLGLKAPDALTEVTATFMTLVAQDSNIEVGPSIRSAIYAITTAMSRAWLEGREVSLNDLKREIISNMVNVVRGNFASETEKKDYLARKFDEAVMMYRRYSRR, from the coding sequence ATGGCATCAGGCAAGGAATTGATGGCATTACTACCGAGGTTATCAGACCTGGTTAAGAGGGAGGAGATCCAGGTTAATAAATTGATCGCGGATGCGATAAGAACGAAGGGCGTTAAGAAGATACTCACGGAGTTGGAGAGGGAGCTTAAGGGGTTGAATGATATTGCGATGGACGTGCTAAGCAGCCTTGCGGTGGGTAGGCATGTATTAATAATGGGTCCCGTGGGTATAGGGAAAACCACATTAGCGGAGACCCTGGCTGAAATACTGCATATATCTGAGCCCCCATACATTGAGGTTGCGTGCCATAGCCACATGACGGCGACGGAATTAACGGGAGATATTGATATAGCCGTAGCCCTGCAGGCAGGGCTTGACCATCCACTGGCTTACATACCGGGCCCTCTCGTAATGGCTCATGGCGGTATATTAATACTTGATGAGATAAATAGGTTAAATCCATACAGCCAGGCAGCCCTGCTTCAGGTCCTGCAGGAGCATTACGTGTTTATAAGGGGCTTTAAGATAAGGAGTGACTTCCTCGTAATAGCAACGTCGAACCCAGCTGAGTACTCAGGTGTTTACGAGCTTAGTGAGGCATTGGCTGATAGGATGAAGGTTGTGGAGATACCATACCCAGACAAGGACCTACTCAAGTCAATACTTTCCTGGAAGAGTAGCCTATACATGGAGCACCTAGGCCTTAAGGCTCCGGACGCATTAACGGAGGTTACGGCGACATTCATGACGTTAGTCGCCCAGGATAGCAATATTGAGGTGGGTCCAAGTATTAGGTCTGCGATTTATGCAATTACCACGGCCATGTCCAGGGCCTGGCTTGAGGGTAGGGAGGTCTCATTAAATGACTTGAAGAGGGAGATCATTAGTAACATGGTTAATGTCGTGCGTGGTAACTTTGCCAGTGAGACTGAGAAGAAGGATTACCTTGCACGTAAGTTTGACGAGGCCGTGATGATGTATAGGAGATATTCAAGGAGATGA
- a CDS encoding APC family permease → MSNPPETGPKIGVEKAEVTDKQLRKALNVFDIAYLVIGAVIGSGWLFGSFYAAAKAGPAAIISWLLGGIFLMFIAFSFAELGGMIPKSGSIVRYPQYSHGSLTSFILAWAYFLSAITVPPAEAEAVVTYMSSYVHGLLTPTGVLTLEGGLVAFAFLTFFFLLNYFGVHVMGKTNTAVGWWKLIIPILTVALLLGLFLHPANFTAVPGGFVPYGWAPVFMALPTTGIVFAYLGFRQGIEYGGEAKNPQRDLPLGTVIGFLICMAIYILLQVSFIGAIDWSKLSLKPGDWTDLTSTVLSSGPFYEIMKISGIPILMAFGIVLLIDAIVSPSGTGWIYTGTSARTFYGMAADGHLPDWFLKLNRWRVPMWSTIAAWLVGALFLIPYPAWVYIITFISSTTVLTYVVVGSTLVVLRKTAPEAPRPFKLPVPYVFGALAFIFAYLIPYWSGFTTMWGVTALVLAGLPLFFMYTSVNRFGVRRSNAAILGVIYWIVLALSTIFLIYYDIIVPYNAASAAGTALPFSIKYVIPFVAYVIIMLAMTVAFIYIIRMWSNEEGKQHINAGWWVLGLIFTTLILDFFGPFSVWTSPPLPFPYDTITAAIIALILFFWSVRSGIPTKDLEIVLKEMGVIKEERK, encoded by the coding sequence ATGTCTAACCCACCAGAGACAGGTCCAAAGATTGGTGTTGAGAAGGCTGAGGTTACGGATAAACAACTCAGGAAGGCTTTGAATGTGTTCGATATTGCATACCTAGTAATAGGTGCAGTAATAGGTAGTGGTTGGTTATTCGGCTCCTTCTACGCGGCGGCAAAAGCCGGCCCTGCCGCGATAATTTCCTGGCTACTTGGGGGTATATTCCTAATGTTCATAGCCTTCTCATTCGCAGAATTAGGCGGTATGATACCCAAGTCCGGATCTATAGTGAGATATCCACAATATAGCCATGGCAGTCTCACTTCATTCATACTCGCATGGGCTTACTTCCTAAGTGCGATAACGGTGCCGCCCGCCGAGGCTGAAGCCGTGGTTACATACATGTCATCATATGTCCACGGCCTCCTCACACCAACCGGTGTCTTAACCCTTGAAGGTGGTCTTGTGGCATTTGCCTTCTTAACATTCTTCTTCCTCCTCAATTACTTTGGTGTTCATGTTATGGGTAAGACGAACACGGCCGTTGGTTGGTGGAAACTAATAATACCAATACTCACAGTTGCCTTACTACTTGGCTTATTCCTACATCCGGCTAACTTCACGGCAGTACCTGGTGGTTTTGTGCCGTATGGATGGGCGCCAGTATTCATGGCATTACCAACAACCGGCATTGTATTTGCTTACCTAGGCTTTAGGCAGGGCATTGAGTATGGTGGTGAGGCAAAAAACCCACAGAGAGACCTACCACTCGGTACTGTGATAGGCTTCTTAATATGTATGGCAATTTACATATTACTTCAGGTTTCCTTTATTGGCGCTATTGATTGGTCTAAGCTTAGTCTTAAGCCTGGTGATTGGACTGACCTAACATCAACTGTGCTAAGTAGTGGTCCATTCTATGAGATCATGAAGATCAGCGGAATACCGATACTAATGGCCTTCGGCATAGTCCTACTAATCGACGCCATAGTGTCACCATCCGGCACAGGTTGGATATACACAGGTACATCAGCGAGGACATTCTACGGCATGGCTGCTGATGGCCACTTACCTGACTGGTTCCTGAAGCTTAATAGGTGGAGGGTACCAATGTGGTCAACGATTGCCGCCTGGCTTGTTGGTGCGTTATTCCTAATACCATATCCGGCATGGGTATATATAATAACATTCATAAGTTCAACAACGGTATTGACATACGTCGTTGTAGGATCAACACTCGTAGTACTTAGGAAGACGGCGCCTGAGGCTCCTAGGCCATTTAAGTTGCCTGTTCCATATGTATTTGGTGCCTTGGCATTCATATTTGCCTATTTAATACCGTATTGGTCTGGTTTTACGACTATGTGGGGCGTCACGGCATTGGTCCTCGCGGGCTTACCGCTATTCTTCATGTATACTTCAGTTAATAGGTTTGGTGTTAGAAGGAGTAATGCTGCAATCCTTGGTGTTATTTATTGGATTGTTCTCGCCCTATCAACGATATTCCTCATTTATTATGACATAATAGTTCCGTATAATGCCGCATCTGCCGCAGGCACGGCATTACCATTTAGCATAAAGTACGTAATACCATTCGTGGCTTACGTCATAATAATGCTGGCAATGACTGTGGCCTTCATCTACATAATCCGCATGTGGTCTAATGAGGAGGGTAAGCAGCATATTAATGCTGGTTGGTGGGTTCTCGGTTTGATATTCACTACGTTGATACTCGACTTCTTTGGCCCATTCAGCGTCTGGACTTCACCACCACTACCATTCCCATACGACACAATAACAGCAGCAATAATAGCCCTAATACTGTTCTTCTGGTCAGTGAGAAGCGGAATACCAACAAAAGACCTAGAAATAGTACTAAAAGAAATGGGAGTAATAAAGGAGGAAAGAAAGTAA
- a CDS encoding nucleotidyltransferase: MGSNQSRETLDLIRKALVKVGSELNKRGIDFILIGSAVLPLLYGIDWNIHDIDIFIINKSTITEPEVFEEIARENDWDVGMDMNGMMYYEILVNAQVIRVDLMENILDIYIPEEMIRNAVKVKVNGLEIRSIRLEDLLVLKAREASEEGDEFLSRIAEILADPESKVSIDKEYLRRAINYYADDKDSIERRLEKSGIYLE; this comes from the coding sequence ATGGGGAGTAATCAATCTAGGGAAACCTTGGATTTAATAAGGAAGGCATTGGTAAAGGTGGGTTCTGAATTGAACAAGAGAGGTATTGACTTTATCCTCATTGGTAGTGCGGTGCTACCCCTACTTTACGGAATTGATTGGAACATACATGACATAGATATCTTCATAATAAATAAATCAACAATAACGGAGCCCGAGGTATTTGAGGAAATTGCCAGGGAGAATGATTGGGACGTGGGCATGGACATGAATGGCATGATGTACTACGAAATTCTCGTTAATGCCCAGGTAATTAGGGTTGATCTCATGGAGAACATACTCGACATATATATACCTGAGGAAATGATAAGGAATGCAGTTAAGGTTAAGGTCAACGGTCTTGAAATAAGGAGTATAAGGCTTGAGGACTTACTAGTCCTGAAGGCCAGGGAGGCCAGTGAGGAGGGTGACGAATTTTTGTCGAGGATCGCTGAAATTCTAGCGGACCCAGAGAGTAAGGTAAGTATTGACAAGGAGTACCTGAGGAGGGCCATTAATTACTACGCAGATGATAAAGACTCAATAGAAAGAAGGCTCGAGAAATCAGGCATATATCTCGAGTAA
- a CDS encoding Clp1/GlmU family protein: MEIQSVGPNEFLSIDGPASIRIIDGKLYVLGVEYGPGNSFTVMRGRRIIAKSLSESKIDVVLGPEGKIEKIDGTNEVIDAWDNALSTIQLRNSIIAVLGAMDVGKTTVTTILVNKGVKEGLKVGVIDGDPGQNDVGPPTTVSASVATNFITHLTQLRNLRSIFVKTTSIEYVWDYVLNAISKLVNELKYNYNVDTIVINTDGWVSEPDAVKFKLEMIRRANISHAIVIRRGDEVNELLKELTNAIKNTIILPSPPNARIRDRDDRKIRREMGYSKYLMPSRELSISLREKPIVNLPLFNGLRYDSYITKLIQRSLNISIHYVEQWGGVAVAIGNVKEFQVKNLGDVSIAILPINWERGLLVALEDKNNYLLSLGVLQKIYYNTGKAVISIPKSFNNEDLVDHIRLGMIRVNDNYEEVEKTLYINKIESLLSSQNILRR; encoded by the coding sequence GTGGAAATACAGTCAGTAGGACCCAATGAATTTCTAAGTATTGATGGCCCAGCGAGTATTAGAATAATTGATGGTAAACTCTACGTGCTAGGTGTTGAGTATGGTCCTGGTAATTCATTCACCGTCATGAGGGGTAGAAGGATAATCGCAAAGTCACTTAGCGAAAGTAAAATAGACGTTGTGCTTGGTCCTGAGGGAAAGATAGAAAAAATAGATGGAACCAACGAGGTAATTGACGCATGGGATAATGCATTATCTACCATACAGCTAAGGAACTCCATTATAGCGGTGCTTGGCGCCATGGATGTGGGAAAAACAACGGTAACAACAATACTCGTTAATAAGGGCGTGAAAGAAGGACTTAAGGTTGGTGTTATTGATGGTGATCCAGGTCAAAATGACGTTGGACCACCGACTACTGTATCAGCATCGGTGGCTACAAACTTCATAACGCATTTAACGCAATTGAGAAATTTAAGGTCAATATTCGTGAAAACGACGAGTATAGAGTATGTGTGGGATTACGTATTGAACGCCATTTCAAAGTTAGTTAACGAACTTAAGTATAATTATAACGTTGATACTATAGTAATAAATACGGATGGTTGGGTCTCGGAACCAGATGCCGTAAAGTTTAAGCTTGAGATGATTAGGCGTGCGAACATAAGTCATGCCATCGTTATTAGGCGTGGCGATGAAGTAAATGAATTACTTAAAGAATTGACTAATGCCATTAAGAATACAATTATATTACCATCACCACCCAATGCCAGGATTAGGGATAGAGATGATAGGAAGATACGGAGAGAAATGGGCTATAGTAAGTACCTAATGCCCTCCAGGGAATTAAGCATTAGCCTTAGGGAAAAGCCCATTGTGAATTTACCATTATTCAACGGGTTAAGGTATGATAGTTATATTACGAAGTTAATTCAAAGGAGTCTCAACATATCAATACATTATGTTGAGCAGTGGGGAGGGGTTGCTGTGGCCATAGGCAATGTTAAGGAATTTCAGGTTAAGAATCTTGGTGATGTTAGCATAGCAATACTACCAATAAATTGGGAGAGAGGTCTACTCGTGGCATTGGAGGATAAGAATAATTATCTGTTATCATTGGGTGTGTTGCAGAAAATATACTATAACACTGGCAAGGCCGTGATATCAATACCCAAGTCCTTTAATAATGAGGACCTGGTCGACCACATTAGGCTTGGTATGATCAGGGTTAATGACAATTATGAGGAGGTTGAGAAGACGCTTTATATTAATAAAATTGAATCACTGCTGTCCTCACAAAATATCCTTAGAAGGTAG